A genomic region of Monomorium pharaonis isolate MP-MQ-018 unplaced genomic scaffold, ASM1337386v2 scaffold_489, whole genome shotgun sequence contains the following coding sequences:
- the LOC118648523 gene encoding uncharacterized protein LOC118648523, with the protein MNIPLSSKNQNLFKDCEDNLKEKHCKSVGRHSTKDKPIKIKRRSTSPYGPTKRIRWNEEEKNAVTSAFGTYIDSTKLPSLQEINKVIENSPCLKSRTAPQIKTWLHNQRKSRMQNK; encoded by the exons ATGAACATACCATTATCcagtaaaaatcaaaatttatttaaggatTGTGAAGataatctaaaagaaaaacactgca AGAGTGTAGGCAGACATTCAACAAAGGATaaacctataaaaataaaacgccgTTCGA caTCTCCCTATGGTCCTACAAAACGAATTCGTTGGAatgaagaggaaaaaaatgcTGTTACATCTGCATTTGGAACATATATTGACTCTACGAAATTGCCTTCTTTGCAAGAGATTAACAAGGTTATAGAAAACTCTCCATGTTTAAAAAGTCGTACAGCACCGCAAATAAAAACATGGCTGCATAATCAACGAAAATCtcgaatgcaaaataaataa